A stretch of DNA from Candidatus Bathyarchaeota archaeon:
ATAATGAAGGATTTGTAACTCAAACCTGGACTTTACGAAATGGAACCTATTCTATTGCCCTTGATCCAGGAAAATATACCGTTGAAGTCCAACGGAGTAATTACATAACTAAAAGAATTCACATAGTTCTCGAACCAAATTCAACATTAAAACTTGATATTCATTTGGAATTGAGTATCTCGCCTTTTGTTGTTACTATCTTGCTAAAAGATCTCCCAGATGGGGTTTATCCAAAGATGCATCTTGATGGCCTTTTCCATGGTCATGTTATGAATGGAACTGAACTCATGTTCAGAGGGGTTTCGTTTCATATTATAGAGATTAATGAAATAATCTCAGATAATATCAAGTATGTTCCAAAAGATCCAATCTTCCATATATATGGAGAAAAAGATGCAGTTTCATTTATATTTCTACCATCATTCAACGTTAACTCAACTACACATCCTTGGATAAACAATTGGTACGCCAATGGGGAAATAATACATCTAGAAGCCAGGAATATTATTGAGTTTGATAATTCAACGAGATTGATCTTCGATGGGTGGAATAAAGAAGGAGAGATTATAAAAGAAAATCCTGTGGATATTGAAGTATTTTCAAGTTTCCAGATTGATGCTCAGTATAGAAAGCAATATCTTCTATCAATTAATTCAGAAAGGAGTTCTACAAAAGGTAGTGGATGGCATGATGAAGTATCTATAGTCAACATCTCTATAGCGGAAACTGAGGTTGGTGCTTTACCTCTTAAGTATAAGTTCGTCGGTTGGAGGGGTGATCTAGTAAGTCAAAATGCTTCAACCAATATTCTGATGGATGGACCAAAGGAGGTATGGGCAGAATGGGAGATAATTCAGTTTCTTGAAGTGAGAAGACCAGATCCGATTTATAGAGCCATAATAACTATTAGTCTACTAATTTTTGCGGCTAAAATATTAGGAAGTATTTTTTCAAGATTTGAATTACCAGAAGTTCTGGGCGAATTATTTGCTGGTGTTATTTTAGGTCCTTATGCTATAGGCAGTTTACTTTTTTTCGGCGATCCTATCATGGAATTAAATGAATATGTCTTAGGTTTTGCAGAGATCGGTGCAATACTCCTTCTCTTTATTGCTGGGTTACAGATCAGCTTTAGTGATTTTAAAGCTGTAGGGTCGCAGTCAATTATCGTCGGTACATTTGGTGTAATAATCCCTTTCTTATCTGGATTATATATTCTACAATTATTAGATTATCCTTGGGGGGTCACTCTTCTTGTTGCTGCAACACTTACAGCAACAAGTATCGCAATCACACTGAGGACCTTAGAAAGCATGGGTGAGCTTGCTTCTATTGAAGGAAAAATAATGATAAATTCGGCTGTTATCGATGATGTATTAGGATTAGTTGTACTCGCTGTAGTGATCTCCATTGTAACACCTGGAATGTCGTTTACTCCTTACGATATATTTTGGATTCTCTTTCGCACAATCGCTTTCTGGCTGATCTTGTTGGGAATAATGCTAAAATTAGCACCTCGGATTATTGGAGTGGCATCGAGATGGAGGGCCAGAGGTTCGATTGAAGCGATAGCCACATCGATCTGTTTTGGAAGTGCTGTAATAGCATCGATCATAGGCATATCTCCCTTGGTTGGAGCTTTTGCGGCTGGCATGGCATTGGCAAGTTCTAAGGTAATAGTCAGAGTTAGGGATTACATAGATAAATTGGGATTGCTTTTCTCCCCAATTTTCTTTGCGGTTATCGGAGCTCAGTTCAATATCAGATTATTGAATTTTGAGGTTTTTTGGATAATTCTAATTTTAATAGCTATCGCTATAGCTAGCAAGATTATAGGATGCGGGTTCCCAGCAGTTGCTATGCTTAGAAATATGAAAAAGGGGATGAGGGTCGGAATTGGTATGATCTCACGAGGGGAAATAGGGTTAATAATCGCAGGTATTGGGGTAACAACTGGAATTATGAGTCAAAGTCTGTACGGTGCAGTAGTGACTATGGTAATAGTAACCACAATATTAGCGCCAATTGCATTAAAATGGACATATAACAAGAAAGAGGAAAAGAGCCCAAACATTCTTAATGAGTAGCTTTCGCTAAGTTAAACGAATAGAAGAATTAGCCTTGGCCGCTTCAGAACTATGCTTTTTCTTCTACGACTATTCTTTTTACTCCAGGATCAAAACTTACCTTCACTTTTATTGATGAAGTAATTGAAAAAGGAAAGGCTGTATCTTCTACAAGATCCTTTGGGAGATAGACAAAATATTTTCCGTCTTTTCTTCTGAATATACTTCCAATTCCATCAGCAACCATCAAAGAAAACCTCTAATTTGATTGAGGGTAAGTTATCACCATATATAAATGTTTTATCAGAATTCTAAAATAATTTAATTAGATTTCCTCAACCGTATTTAAAAATGCGGCATAAGTTATTTATTTTTATATTCCAATCTCCTTGTTTTCAGAATTCCCTCAGACCATATAGAATGGGAATTAGTGCAGCAATTAAGATAATTATATTGATAATTACATTGAAGTAAGCCTCAAGATAAACAGATATTGCAGTATCAGGAATAAACCAAATTATTAAACCTACCAAAATTGCTTTTAGAAGAAAAGAATTTTTTTGGGCAAATGCATATCGTCCTACAAAAAATATAGTGATGGCCCATCCCATCATTGTTGAGCCCAATATTCCTAAAATTAATTTTGTGACTGCTGACTGTTTGATTGGTAAAGTAGTTGGATCCATAAAAAATGCCATAAAGAAGCCAAAAAATAGAATCCCGATTGAAGTAGCACTTAACCAAATCTTGAATAATTTGTTCTTGTTAATCATAATTATTACCTTAGTATTCTAATTATTCATTCGTTCTTTATTTATAGAATTAATCTAATCTGAGTCAACCCATATAGTTTAACAGTGTAATAAATAGAATCACTAATGCACCTACTACGAAATAGAGAGGTCTGCCTTCCTTTTGAGGGGGTATCATATCTCGAATAATTATATAAATAATAAAACCAGTTGCGATCGATAAAGCTATGAATAGCCATACTTCACTTGCGGAAAGAATTAGACCTGATATAGTCCCAATCATGAAAGGGGTATTTTTTAAAATAATATATAATCGACTTTCATTTTTTTCACTAATATGAGCTGATGAAACAGAGATAGCAAAAGTCCTAATAAAAAATGGGGCAACTATCAGATATGCAAGTTGTTCGAAAGCTTCAAAATAAACAGCAATGAAAAATCCTATGAAAAATCCATGAGCGGCCAATCCTGCTTTTTCAAATAGAATAATATCTTTAGCTATTTCCCGTTTACTTCTAGCGTGTTGATAAACATATTTTTCTAAAATATGAATTAGAATAAATCCGATTAGAAGAAATACATAGACGAATTGGCCTAAAAATTGTTCGCCGAGAGTAATATGTGGTAATATTTCAAGAAAAAAAATTCCAACCATTAGGCCCGCCCCAAAACTTAGAAGCTCCCTGTGAAATTTTTCTATATGTTTTGAGAATTTTTCGCCAATAATATGAACTAAAATGATAGCTAATGTAACGAGTATTGCTTCTAACCACACA
This window harbors:
- a CDS encoding cation:proton antiporter → MRFLRFSIILLLLVIFSRFYFTEGSSNEDSSYLYGQVIETSGGSIRPLVHARVSVYNEGFVTQTWTLRNGTYSIALDPGKYTVEVQRSNYITKRIHIVLEPNSTLKLDIHLELSISPFVVTILLKDLPDGVYPKMHLDGLFHGHVMNGTELMFRGVSFHIIEINEIISDNIKYVPKDPIFHIYGEKDAVSFIFLPSFNVNSTTHPWINNWYANGEIIHLEARNIIEFDNSTRLIFDGWNKEGEIIKENPVDIEVFSSFQIDAQYRKQYLLSINSERSSTKGSGWHDEVSIVNISIAETEVGALPLKYKFVGWRGDLVSQNASTNILMDGPKEVWAEWEIIQFLEVRRPDPIYRAIITISLLIFAAKILGSIFSRFELPEVLGELFAGVILGPYAIGSLLFFGDPIMELNEYVLGFAEIGAILLLFIAGLQISFSDFKAVGSQSIIVGTFGVIIPFLSGLYILQLLDYPWGVTLLVAATLTATSIAITLRTLESMGELASIEGKIMINSAVIDDVLGLVVLAVVISIVTPGMSFTPYDIFWILFRTIAFWLILLGIMLKLAPRIIGVASRWRARGSIEAIATSICFGSAVIASIIGISPLVGAFAAGMALASSKVIVRVRDYIDKLGLLFSPIFFAVIGAQFNIRLLNFEVFWIILILIAIAIASKIIGCGFPAVAMLRNMKKGMRVGIGMISRGEIGLIIAGIGVTTGIMSQSLYGAVVTMVIVTTILAPIALKWTYNKKEEKSPNILNE